The nucleotide window ATCGAACTCGCCAACAACGAGACGGTGCTCGAACAGGGCGAGGAGGAGGGCTGGGACCTGCCGTACGCCTGCCGCGAGGGGCAGTGCGTCTCCTGTGCGGGCCAGATCACCGACGGCGGCAACGCCGAGGACTACGTCGTCCACGACAACCAGCAGATGCTAGACGACACCGAACTGGACGAGGGGTACACGCTGACGTGCGTCGCCTACCCGCGTGCGGACTTCACGATCGAGACGGGCGAAGCGCCCTGATTTTCGGGGATTCTCTTCCGTTCTGGGTTCTGTGCTCGTAGTGGCAACTGCGCTGTGAACAGGTCGGTCAAGGCGGAGTTAGCCACGACCGCGACCACCCAGGAAGCCCCCTCGTTCGCTAGAGAATAGCCCTCGTGAACGCCAAGAGCCATGGGGGCTTCCGCGGTCGCTACCACGGAAGCAGTCGCGCTTACCGAGCCGATCCCGGCGGCAAAAGCGGCAAACGGACCACCCGAGAATCGTTCCGACGCGTTCAACACCCCCCGCCGAGAGCCGGTACTACGAACCGAAAGTGTCGAGCAAAGTCCCCGCGAGCGGGTCGCTCACCGAGGGCGACCTCGCCCGCCCAATGTTCGCCCTCGCGTGGCCCATCGTCGCCACGCAGCTCCTCCAGGTCGCGTACAACCTGGCGGACACGCTCTGGCTCGGGCGCTACTCCACCGACGCGGTCGCCGCGCTGAGCCTCGCGTTCCCGCTCATCTTCCTGTTCATCAGCGTCGGCGGCGGCTTCAACGTCGCCGGCGCGACGCTCGTCGCGCAGTACACCGGCGCGGGTCAACGGGCGGACGACGACGTGGACGGGGACGACGGGACGGAACCGGCCGGGGACGACGGCGAGGAGGTGGACGACGCGGATACGGACGCGGACGACCCGCCTGCGCTCGGCGGCGAGTACCGCCGGGCCGCCGGCACGGTCGCCGGGCAGACGCTCTCGTTCATCACCGCCATCGCGGTCGCCGTCGGCCTGCTCGGCTTCCTCCTCGTGGACCGGCTGCTCGGGGTGCTCCCGGCGGGCGCGGCCACGGCGACGCAGGTCATCCCCCTCGCGAGCGGCTACATGGGGGTGTTCTTCCTCGGGATGCCGTTCCTCTTCGGCTTCTTCGTCTTCTCCGCGCTGATGCGCGGCTACGGCAACACGCGGGCGCCGATGCTGGTGATGGCGCTCTCGGTCGCCGTGAACGTCGTGCTCGACCCGATCCTCATCTTCGGCTTCGAGGGGAACCCGGTGTTCGGCGTGGTCGGCGGCCGCGGACTGGAGGCGAGCCTCCTCGCCGCGACGGGGTTCGACGGCGCGGGCGTGCAGGGTGCGGCGGTGGCGACCGTCGTCTCGCGCGGCCTCGCGACCGTCGTCGGGCTGTACGTCCTGCTCGGCACCGACGCCGGGCCGACGGTGGCGCTGCCCGACTTCCGGCCGCGGCTGGAGTACATCCGGAAGATCGTCACGATCGGGGTCCCCTCGGCGCTGGAGCAGTCCGCGTCCGCGCTCGGGCTGATCGCCCTGACCGCGATGGTCGCGACGTTCGCGCCTGAGGTCGTCGCCGCCTACGGGCTGGGGAACCGGCTCGTCTCGCTGGTGTTCCTCCCCGCGCTGGGGCTCGGGCGGGCCACGAACACCATCGTCGGGCAGAACCTCGGCGCGGAGAAGCCCGAACGCGCGGAACAGGCCGTCTGGCTCGCGGCGAAGGCCGGGACGGCGGTGATGCTCTGCGTCGCCGTCGTCGCGTTCCTGTTCGCGGCGCCCATCGTCGGCGCCTTCATCGCCACCGGCACGGACGCCGCGGCGGCGACCATCGCCTACGGCGCGGACTACATCCGCGTCCGGGCCGTCGAGTTCGCGTTCATCGGCGTGCTCCAGGTCGTCCTCGGCGCCTACCGCGGCGCGGGGAACACGAAGACTGCGCTGGCGTTCTCGCTGGTCGCGCTGTGGCTCGGCCGGGTGCCGATCGTCTACGTGCTCTCGTTCCACCTCCGCTTCGCCGAGCAGGGGATCTGGATCGGTATGGCGGTCGGGCAGATCATCGGCGCCATCGCGGCGGCGGCGTGGTTCACCCGCGGGACGTGGAAGCGGACGCTCGTCGACGACGAGGGGGCGCCCGCGGGGAGCTAGAGCGGCTTTCCGAAGCCTTAACGTCGAACGGCCGATACTGGACGATGAGGGCGGCTAGTTCAGCGGACAGAACGTTTGGTTCCGGACCAAAAGGTCGGGGGTTCAAATCCCTCGCCGCCCGTGTTCCGTGTCGCGAACGCAGTGAGCGACCGGAACCGTTCTGCAAGAGGGATTTGAAGTAGACGAGACGCAGCGCCGAGCGCAGCGAGGCGACCGTCTCGACGTGGTTCACGATCCCTCACCGCCCGTCCGTTTTCGCGCCACCACACCGACGAGCGAGGCGAGTGCGACGAACTGACAGCCCTTCGCCGAACGAGAGGCCGCGAACTGCACCTGCTGCACGAGGAGGACGTCTTCGTCCCGTCGGCCCGAACTCAGCCGGTTATCGCTCGTTTTTCAGGTAGACGCCGAGGTACCCGCCGAGAACGCTCAACCCGACGGTGTACAGTGCACTAAAGAGCAGCCCGACGAGGCCCATCAATCCGAACACGGCGGACACCCCGCCGAACCCGAGAAAGTACAACGAGAGGGAGAGGACGAGCACGAACGGAACGAGCATGAGGAGCCCCGCGATCGCGCCGACCTTGAGGCCGTCTTCCGGCCGTCCTTCTTCCAGATAGCCGGCGATCGCGCCCCCGAGGAGCGTCGATAGCGGGACGAGCATGAGGAGCGCGCCGACGATACCGCCGAGGAAGCCGTTGATGGCTGCGCTGCGGTTATCGTCCGCGGTCGACGTGTCGACCGTTGGGGAGGTGGAGGTATCGGGGACCATGGGAACCGGATACCGAATTTCGAGCGAAAAGCGCTTCGATGCGGTCGCGAACTACGTGACACGTTCGTCTTCCTGTCGAGTCCGGGGTCGTTCACCGCGCCGAACGCCTGCGGAAAACCCGTACTCCGAGGAGTACTTCCGTTCGGCCGGTTCGGCTCACCGCACCCGATTCGTCCCCCGGGCTCGGATCGTCGAACGTGGAAGGTGATTTATACTAAACCCGCAATTCACTCAATCCATGATGGACCAGGGGGGGAGGTACGGCGCCGGAGTCTCGCTCCTGGCCGTCCCGACGGTCGGTCTGGTCGGCGCCGCCACCGCGCTCCTGTTCCGCGACTCCACTACCCTCCTCGACTTCGCGTTCGGCTGGATCGCCCCCGTCCTCCTGCTGGGGGTCCTCGCCTACACGGTCGCCTGGACGAGGGACCAGCCCATCACGGGCGACGACGTCCTCGTCCTCGGCCTGTGGTTCGCCGGCGGGGCGGTGCTCTTCGGGTTGGCCGCGCTCGCCACCTACTACTTCCAGATCGTGAAGGGCGGCGTGATCGTCGACTACCAGTTCGGCCTGATCAACTGGTCGATCGGCGGCGGGGCGATCGGCCTGCTCGTGGGGAACTACGACGTACACCAGCACCTCACCCGACGCAAACTCGATCGGGCGCGCCAGCAGGCCTCGATCCTCAACCGCGTCCTCCGCCACGACATCCGCAACGACCTGAACGTCGTCTTCGGCTACCTCGATCGGATCGAAGCCGCGTCGACCGAGGAGCGGGAGGCGCTCGCGGTGGTTCGCGACCGCGCGGAACACCTCCACGACGTGTCCGAGCGGGCACGCATGATCGAGGAGGCGATCCGGACTGAACAACTGACGACCGTCGACGTCGCGGCCGCGGTCAGGAGCCACGTCGAGGGCCTCGAAAGCGACCACCCGGACGCGGAGATCGACCTCACGGGGCCGGAGCGGGCGTGCGTCCGGGCGATCGAGGGGATCGTCCCGGCGCTGTGGGAGCCGCTCGAGAACGCCGTCGTCCACAGCGACCGCCCCTCGCCGCGCGTCGACGTGGAGATCAGCCGGTCGGACGACCGCGCCGACGGGCAGGTGGTGATCACGATCGCGGACGCCGGGCCGGGGTTCCCGGAGCTGGAGGAGGTCGTGTTCGGCGACGACGCGGAGTCGCAGCTCGGTCACAGCCGGGGGACCGGCCTCTGGCTGCTCAAGATGACGGTCGAGGAGTCGGGCGGTCACACGTCCGTCTCCGACGCGGGCGGGGACGGGACGCTCGTCACGGTCCGGCTCCCCGCGGCCGCGAACCCGGCAGAGTCGTGACGCGACGTCGAACACATCCGGACCCCGACCGGGGGAACCGACGGCTTACGTCGCGGCGTCGATGGCGGCGTCCAGGTCGGCGATGATGTCGGCCGGGTCCTCGATCCCCACGGAGATGCGGACGAGGTCGTCGGTCACGCCGGATGCCTCCTTCTCCTCGGCCGAGAGCTGCTGGTGGGTGGTGCTGGCCGGGTGGATGATGAGCGTCTTGGCGTCGCCGACGTTGGCGAGCAAGCTCGCGAGCTCCGTCGACTCGACCGTCGTCCGGGCGGCGTTGTACCCCCCTTCCAGCCCGAAGGTGATCATGCCGCCGTAGCCGCCGTCGAGGTACTCGCTGGCGGTGTCGTGGGTCGGGTGTGACTCGAGCCCCGGGTAGTTCACCCACGAGACGTCCGCGTGGTCCTCGAGGTACTCGGCGACGGCCATCGCGTTCTCGCAGTGGCGGTCCATCCGCAGCGGGAGCGTCTCCAGCCCCTGGAGGGTCTGCCAGGCGTCGAAGGGGGCCTGCTGGTTACCCAGGTCGCGCAGGCCGCGGGCGATGGCAGCGTAGGTGAACGCCGCCTCGCCGAACGTCTCCGCGAAGTTGACGCCGTGGTACGCCGGGTTGTCCTCGGCGAGTTCGGGGTACTTCTCCGCGTGGTCGGCCCACGGGAACGTGCCGCCGTCGACGACGACCCCGCCGACGGTCGTCCCGGAGCCGTGGAGCCACTTCGTCGTCGAGTTCCACACGAGGTCGGCGCCGTGCTCGATGGGCCGGCAGAGGTGGGGCGTCGCGAACGTGTTGTCCACGAACAGGGGGACGCCGTGGTCGTGGGCGATGTCCGCGACCCGCTCGATGTCCGGCGTGTCGAGCGCCGGGTTCCCGATGGTCTCGAGGTGGACGTAGGCGGTGTCGTCGTCGATCGCCTCCTCGTAGGCGTCGTAGTCCAGCGTGTCGACGAACCGGGTGGTGATGCCGCGGCGCTCGACGGTGTGGGTGAAGTAGGTGTACGTGCCGCCGTACAGCGACGAGGCGGTGACGATGTTGTCGCCCGCCTCCGCGAGCAGGAAGGTGGTGAGGTCGAGCGACGCCATCCCCGAGGCGGTGACGGCGGCGCCGACGCCGCCCTCGAGGGTGGCGAGGCGCTCCTGGAGCGTCTCCAGGGTCGGGTTCATCAGCCGGGAGTAGATGTACCCCGGCTCCTCGAGGGCGAACTGTGCGGCCGCGTCGTCGGCGTCCTCGAAGACGTACGACGTGGTCTGGTACAGCGGCGGCGCCCGCGCCCCGGTCGCGGGGTCGGGCTCCTGGCCGGCGTGAAGCGAGTCGGTGGCGCGCGAGCGGTCGTCGGAATCGTCGCTCATACGGGGCCATACGGCTCCCCTCGTATTAGAGCGGGCGTGTCGGGTGAGCGTTGCCGCCGTCGGTGACGCCGTGGCACATCGATGACACCGAGGTTGACCGCGGTAAACGACCTCCCTCGCCGGATACCGACGATCCGTCGCCGATCACACGATCCTCGCGAAGTACTTCGGGAGCCGTTTCCGCAGGACGGCGTACGGGATCGCGACCGCGATCACGCCCACGGCGAGCCACCGCGGCGGGCCCGTCAGCAGGAGCGCGACCGGCGCCGCGAACAGGACCGTGAGCGCGAGGTCCTCGGGCGCACCGTCGTACCGGACGACGTACCGCGCGGCGAGCCACCGGCCGCGGGCGTGGTCGTACACCGCGTTCGGGTTGGTCCGCTCCCAGGGCCGGAGTTCCTCGCCGGCGCCGAGCACGTCGCTCGCACTGTGGACCGCCGCGGCGACAACGGCGAGTGCCGCGCCGACGGAGAGCGCGGACGGGGCGAGGAGCGCAGCGACGCCCGCGAGGACTGCGACCGGCCAGAGGAGCACCGGGAAGTGGAGCGTTCGCCGGTGCTGGCCGACCAGCAGGTCGAGGTCCGGCGCCGTGCCGCCGAGGACCGCGCCGACGACCGCGGCGGTCGAGAACTCGGGAGCGACGAGGGCGACCGGGAGCGCGAGCGCGAGGCTGACCGCGACGTGCGTGGGCGCCATCATGGGGCGCGGTAGAGGAGGTCGTACCCGTGGGCGACGTAGCTCAACTCGCCCGCCGCGAGCTGCTCCCGACGCGTCTCGACCCACCCCTCCGCGTCGACATCGGCGTCCGCGAGCGCGTCCGCGACGAACCCGAGAATGCACTCCAGGAAGTACGCCTCGTCCGCCGGATACGACCCATCGTGCGGGCGGACGATCCAGTCGGAGGCGCCGACTGCCAGGAGGTCCCCGTCGGCGCGTCGGAGCAAGTCGAGCAGGTGCCTG belongs to Halorarum halophilum and includes:
- a CDS encoding MATE family efflux transporter, with the translated sequence MFALAWPIVATQLLQVAYNLADTLWLGRYSTDAVAALSLAFPLIFLFISVGGGFNVAGATLVAQYTGAGQRADDDVDGDDGTEPAGDDGEEVDDADTDADDPPALGGEYRRAAGTVAGQTLSFITAIAVAVGLLGFLLVDRLLGVLPAGAATATQVIPLASGYMGVFFLGMPFLFGFFVFSALMRGYGNTRAPMLVMALSVAVNVVLDPILIFGFEGNPVFGVVGGRGLEASLLAATGFDGAGVQGAAVATVVSRGLATVVGLYVLLGTDAGPTVALPDFRPRLEYIRKIVTIGVPSALEQSASALGLIALTAMVATFAPEVVAAYGLGNRLVSLVFLPALGLGRATNTIVGQNLGAEKPERAEQAVWLAAKAGTAVMLCVAVVAFLFAAPIVGAFIATGTDAAAATIAYGADYIRVRAVEFAFIGVLQVVLGAYRGAGNTKTALAFSLVALWLGRVPIVYVLSFHLRFAEQGIWIGMAVGQIIGAIAAAAWFTRGTWKRTLVDDEGAPAGS
- a CDS encoding DUF5518 domain-containing protein — translated: MVPDTSTSPTVDTSTADDNRSAAINGFLGGIVGALLMLVPLSTLLGGAIAGYLEEGRPEDGLKVGAIAGLLMLVPFVLVLSLSLYFLGFGGVSAVFGLMGLVGLLFSALYTVGLSVLGGYLGVYLKNER
- a CDS encoding sensor histidine kinase; this encodes MMDQGGRYGAGVSLLAVPTVGLVGAATALLFRDSTTLLDFAFGWIAPVLLLGVLAYTVAWTRDQPITGDDVLVLGLWFAGGAVLFGLAALATYYFQIVKGGVIVDYQFGLINWSIGGGAIGLLVGNYDVHQHLTRRKLDRARQQASILNRVLRHDIRNDLNVVFGYLDRIEAASTEEREALAVVRDRAEHLHDVSERARMIEEAIRTEQLTTVDVAAAVRSHVEGLESDHPDAEIDLTGPERACVRAIEGIVPALWEPLENAVVHSDRPSPRVDVEISRSDDRADGQVVITIADAGPGFPELEEVVFGDDAESQLGHSRGTGLWLLKMTVEESGGHTSVSDAGGDGTLVTVRLPAAANPAES
- a CDS encoding O-acetylhomoserine aminocarboxypropyltransferase/cysteine synthase family protein, giving the protein MSDDSDDRSRATDSLHAGQEPDPATGARAPPLYQTTSYVFEDADDAAAQFALEEPGYIYSRLMNPTLETLQERLATLEGGVGAAVTASGMASLDLTTFLLAEAGDNIVTASSLYGGTYTYFTHTVERRGITTRFVDTLDYDAYEEAIDDDTAYVHLETIGNPALDTPDIERVADIAHDHGVPLFVDNTFATPHLCRPIEHGADLVWNSTTKWLHGSGTTVGGVVVDGGTFPWADHAEKYPELAEDNPAYHGVNFAETFGEAAFTYAAIARGLRDLGNQQAPFDAWQTLQGLETLPLRMDRHCENAMAVAEYLEDHADVSWVNYPGLESHPTHDTASEYLDGGYGGMITFGLEGGYNAARTTVESTELASLLANVGDAKTLIIHPASTTHQQLSAEEKEASGVTDDLVRISVGIEDPADIIADLDAAIDAAT
- a CDS encoding metal-dependent hydrolase; this encodes MMAPTHVAVSLALALPVALVAPEFSTAAVVGAVLGGTAPDLDLLVGQHRRTLHFPVLLWPVAVLAGVAALLAPSALSVGAALAVVAAAVHSASDVLGAGEELRPWERTNPNAVYDHARGRWLAARYVVRYDGAPEDLALTVLFAAPVALLLTGPPRWLAVGVIAVAIPYAVLRKRLPKYFARIV